A region from the Colius striatus isolate bColStr4 chromosome 12, bColStr4.1.hap1, whole genome shotgun sequence genome encodes:
- the KLHL24 gene encoding kelch-like protein 24 translates to MVLILGRRLNREDSGIRDSPATKRKVFEMDPKSLSGPEFFDFSSGSSHAESILQIFNEFRDSRLFTDVIICVEGREFPCHRAVLSACSSYFRAMFCNDHRESREMLVEINGIFAEAMDCFLQYVYTGKVKITTENVQYLFETSSLFQISVLRDACAKFLEEQLDPCNCLGIQRFADTHSLKTLFTKCRNFALQTFEDVSQHEEFLELGKDELIDYICSDELVISKEEMVFEAVMRWVYRAVELRRPVLHELLTHVRLPLLHPNYFVQTVEVDQLIQNSPECYQLLHEARRYHILGNEMMSPRTRPRRSTGYSEVIVVVGGCERVGGFNLPYTECYDPVTGEWKSLAKLPEFTKSEYAVCALRNDILVSGGRINSRDVWIYNSQLNIWIRVASLNKGRWRHKMAVLLGKVYVVGGYDGQNRLSSVECYDSFSNRWTEVAPLKEAVSSPAVTSCVGKLFVIGGGPDDNTCSDKVQSYDPDTNSWLLRATIPIAKRCITAVSLNNLIYVAGGLTKAIYCYDPVEDYWMHVQNTFSRQENCGMSVCNGKIYILGGRRENGEATDTILCYDPATGIITGVAAMPRPVSYHGCVTIHRYNEKGFKL, encoded by the exons ATGGTACTAATCTTGGGACGCAGACTGAATAGAGAGGATAGCGGGATCCGAGATTCCCCTGCAACCAAGCGGAAAGTCTTTGAAATGGACCCAAAATCCTTGTCAGGCCCCGAGTTTTTCGACTTCTCCTCGGGATCATCCCACGCCGAAAGCATCCTCCAGATCTTCAACGAGTTCCGAGACAGCCGATTGTTCACGGACGTGATCATCTGCGTGGAGGGCCGGGAGTTCCCGTGCCACCGCGCCGTGCTCTCCGCATGCAGCAGCTACTTCAGAGCCATGTTTTGCAACGACcacagagagagcagagagatgCTGGTGGAGATCAACGGCATCTTCGCTGAAGCCATGGATTGCTTTTTACAGTACGTGTACACCGGCAAGGTGAAAATCACCACGGAGAACGTGCAGTACCTCTTTGAGACATCGAGTCTCTTTCAGATCAGCGTCCTGCGGGACGCCTGCGCCAAGTTCCTGGAGGAGCAGCTGGACCCGTGCAACTGCCTGGGCATCCAGCGCTTCGCAGACACACACTCGCTCAAGACCCTCTTCACCAAGTGCAGGAATTTCGCGCTGCAGACGTTCGAGGACGTGTCCCAGCACGAAGAAttcctggagctggggaaggatgagCTGATTGATTACATCTGCAGCGACGAGCTGGTGATCAGCAAGGAGGAGATGGTGTTCGAAGCCGTCATGCGCTGGGTGTACCGGGCGGTTGAGTTGCGAAGACCGGTGTTACATGAACTTCTGACGCATGTCAGGCTCCCCTTGTTACACCCAAACTACTTTGTTCAGACTGTGGAAGTGGACCAGCTGATTCAGAATTCCCCAGAGTGCTATCAGCTGCTGCACGAGGCCAGGCGGTACCATATCCTGGGAAATGAGATGATGTCTCCCAGAACGAGGCCACGCAG ATCGACTGGCTATTCTGAGGTGATAGTTGTTGTTGGAGGCTGTGAACGAGTCGGAGGGTTTAACTTGCCGTACACCGAGTGCTACGATCCTGTAACGGGAGAGTGGAAGTCCCTGGCGAAACTTCCAGAGTTTACCAAGTCTGAGTATGCAGTGTGTGCTCTCCGCAATGATATTCTCGTGTCAG gtgGAAGAATTAACAGCCGGGACGTTTGGATTTATAACTCTCAGCTCAACATTTGGATCAGAGTCGCCTCGTTAAATAAAGGCCGATGGCGTCATAAAATGGCTGTTCTTCTGGGGAAA GTGTATGTGGTGGGAGGATACGATGGCCAGAACCGCCTCAGCAGCGTGGAGTGCTACGATTCCTTTTCCAATCGATGGACAGAGGTTGCTCCCCTCAAAGAAGCCGTGAGCTCTCCAGCAGTCACCAGCTGTGTGGGCAAACTCTTTGTGATCGGGGGCGGTCCCGATGACAACACGTGTTCTGACAAG GTTCAGTCTTACGACCCCGACACCAATTCCTGGCTGCTCCGGGCGACGATCCCCATCGCCAAGAGGTGCATCACGGCCGTGTCTTTGAACAACCTCATCTACGTTGCTGGTGGGCTCACCAAAGCAATATACTGCTATGATCCCGTGGAGGACTATTGGATGCATGTACAGAATACATTCAGCAGACAG GAGAATTGTGGCATGTCTGTGTGTAATGGGAAAATCTATATCCTTGGTGGAAGACGAGAAAACGGAGAAGCCACAGACACTATTCTTTGTTATGACCCTGCAACGGGCATTATCACAGGAGTAGCAGCCATGCCCAGGCCAGTCTCGTACCACGGCTGTGTGACCATCCATAGATACAATGAAAAAGGCTTTAAACTCTAG